aaaatagttcTGTGTCTGTTGCATTAGTGTTTCATGAATGTAAAAGATTTTAAAAACGTACTTAGATACCGATTAGGtttttctgagaattttccagattTTTTCAGATTTATTCTCATGTTACTAGAgcttaatctaatttttggatggttctacaAGTCTTTCCAGGTGCtctaagtattttatttgggttcctCGCATTCCAAACCATCTAtagtttttttctaaattttttagaGTTTTCGGAGTATTTTTTGTCATTTAATTGCAATTTTAGTATTTTCTGGAGTTATTTTCGAATCCGAAATTAATTcctaaaattagaaaaatgagGAAAATAAACCGAACTCCAACCTGGTCTATAAATACTTTACGGTGATCTCCTTGACGTTCTTTTTCTAATGTCGCAAAAAACCTCACGTCGTTTCGACAACCCTAGCTCCCGTAATTCAACGCCAAACATCTACATAGGTTAAACCTGGgtatgatcattccttgtcaacctGGGTTTTATCTTtgtgttgggtagctatgcttggctgctatacttgggttatggtggttctaatgaacaatatgatgaatttattttatttatgctatacctgtGGTAAATCACAAAATCACAAtattttaattggaacatggagcgaccacccgaGAAAACAATGCAACCATAAGAATGACACGGCTCTGATCTTGgataattaattagagactctagtttgaagcgatcttactgaaagggcaagagggacAGCGGTAGATAGGGTATAGCTCGGCCCTcagactgatctgctctatggtagcttcgcagtcttgagagaggtttatgctctggtactgatccggaaaccttagcgggctatttcttactagggaatctttgtaaaagcCGCGTAGCGtacctatgcagtcacacctcggtagtgcgatgagtgcctgatcagcacagcatggttgggtctaaagttcttcttaacttttacgcgacttatgGGTAAAGAtatacaacctctgcagagtgtaaaactgatatattagCCATACTCACGATCAAGAGCGGCATgtaccctcacatgattaatatacttgaagatagAATTAAATCATAGTTATGCTTGTACCATATGCTTATGGTTTATGTTTGTGTTAATTGTGGGTTGCTATATACTTATAGCTTAGTAATCAGATGCTAATAAAATTGACCAACTAAAATTGCTTATCGCAGTAAATTAGTAAGCCTTTCCTTATTTAAGCCCTAAATTCATATTTTCCCCACACTTGttgagtacgacatgtgctcacccttgctataaccatgttgctaagaagaagaagctgctatgaagttgttgtgaagatgatgctgaatTTTAGGCGTACGCAAAATCCAGTCAATTGcctatgaagtttggagcctccatttccaggattaagcgtatatctctgatagagtCTTTTTCTTTACGTGAttctgttactgttattcacctGTGGTGTCAGTatttgtatgaaactagatctggcatacatatatgtagcacttggttttattttaaaaccgggtgtgattttgttttaaaaccgggaGTGACAATTATATTTACAGAGTTTGCGATTTATTATACCAATCATTCAAATAGTAATTACTTAGCAACCACGAGCTTGCTTGCATTGGTTGGGTCGCTGAAAATTGAAATGggcttctctttttttttaccctTCATTAGTATGGGCAGGTCTTATTTTTGCATTTATACGGTGACCGGAGCCACATATCACATAGAGGAATAACCAACTGGGCCTAATTAATTATTAAAAAGTAGTAACAATTGACAAAAACAAGTAGACTATTTTATCTAGTTCTAAAAATAAGAGACACCaactattttatcttttcattttttctattttttatacCGATATTTCTAAAAGTGACAGTGTTTTCTGGATAAAGATTATACACATTTATATATGCTCAACATTTTCTaaatatgattcaacaatctgcAAAATAAACCAATATTTCAGATAAGCTAGTGTaccattttatatgaaaatattgaaatgatatatttaaaatgttgaagtagtacCATGCTGCAGTAGTGAGTACAacatgaatatttttttaataaaataattaaaacttGGATAACAAAATCCAAAATGGGTACAAGGTTGGAAAGAAAATGCATTTTAAGTTTGGGATTTAAGATAATTAATCACTCAGATCTCCTCCAATTAAATTGTGCCACATGTCATGCACAGGCTGGCTTGTTAGCTACCTCATCTCTCAGCCATCCATCTTCCCATAGCCTTATTCGGACTGGCTCTGCAGAGGGAGTCCGCAATGCTTATTCGGACCGAATTCAGTTTTTGACAAAGCTACTGAAAAAGGAAATCTGTTCAttcagttcatttttttttggttctgcTTATAGACAAGTTACTGAAGAAGCATGCCATTTGGCACAGCATCTTCTTAATTAGAGGAAAAGCTGTTACAATTGGGGCTAGTTCGATGAGCTGCTAGCCTTGGCTAGAACACTTAGGTgctgtttggatccaaagttgatgggctaaagtttagtccctaaattttagcccctaaaatttagtccttgtGAGGTGTTAGcccctaaaatttagtccttgtgaggtgtttggatccaagagCTAAAAGGTAGTATTCCTTGAGCTAAAGACTGATTTGCCCTCATTTATTGATTGAAACCACATTCATATCTCAAATTAATCCatccacatgcacatgcacatgcacatgcacatgcaggtCTCAACACACAGGCGCATGCACGCCCAGGCCATCCTTCGGCCTGGCAATGCAAAGGCGCATGCACAGGCGCTGGTCTTGCAAAGGCACATGCACGCCCAGGCCATAGTCCGGCCATGCACAGGCGCTGGCCAGGAACAGGCTCCGGCCAGGAGGAACACGCTATTGTTCCTCCTGGATAGTGAATAGTATTTATTCGTACAATTACATCATCGTTCAAACATACAATTCAAAAACTCTACGACCAACtacaagaaataaaatactcTACGTTCTATTATACAAACTTGAGGCTATTTGATCACGGAATGCATTCATATTTGTATCTTCGTCCCTTGTTTGAGTATTGTGCTGTTGGGGTTCAGAGGTTGATGCTTCATGAggaacatagttctcatcaCGGTCACAACGAGCAAAGTCCTCATCCTCCATATGACTCTCTCTAATAAAGTTATGAAGTGCCATACATGCAACAATTATCTGACTTTGCTTTGGTATTGGATAACTAGGCACTTTCAATAAAATCCGCCACTTCATCTTAAGAACTCCAAATGACCTCTCCACACAATTCCTAAGAGATGAATGAGCGAAGTTAAaggtctctttcatacctttggGCATAGGCCCCTGTCTGAACTCTGGAAGATGGTACTTGGTTCCCTTGTAAGGTGCAAGGTAACCAGGCCGATTGGGGTACCCAGAGTCCACTAGGTAGAACTTTCCTGCAAATACGAACATTCTTGTTACATACAAAAGCTACAAATGATGATGAACAACTTAGTAAATGTGCACATATAGGCATAACATACCAGGAGGGGGGTGTGGGAACATGTCTTTGTACTTGTCTGTTGCATCATTGAAAACCCTCATGTCATGTactgaaccaggccagcccgcaAGAACAAACGTGAACCTCAAGTCAAAGTCACAGACCGCAAGCATATTCTGTGTAGTGAAGCCCTTTCGACAAAGATGTTGCACCACCTTGTTACTTGGCACGACAACTGGTATATGAGTGCCATCTATTGCAcctatacaattgttgaagtgTGGAAAGAATCTAGGATTCTGTAACCTACGGTGCATTGATCTAAATTCAGGGCCGAGAGGCTTGATTATGTCAGCTGCTAGCTTTATGATACACTTCAAAAC
This portion of the Setaria viridis chromosome 7, Setaria_viridis_v4.0, whole genome shotgun sequence genome encodes:
- the LOC140223436 gene encoding uncharacterized protein, which codes for MDDEDSDCSEDEILRLIIEEDIADERQFTEDLLLFGMYHETYFNKSKKRKTVESGHDWVMRNLADRVQCYNMFRMSRELFDRLHDLLVQSYGLKSTSKSSSVEALGMFLWMVGAPQSVRQAENRLERSLETVHHNFDKVLKCIIKLAADIIKPLGPEFRSMHRRLQNPRFFPHFNNCIGAIDGTHIPVVVPSNKVVQHLCRKGFTTQNMLAVCDFDLRFTFVLAGWPGSVHDMRVFNDATDKYKDMFPHPPPGKFYLVDSGYPNRPGYLAPYKGTKYHLPEFRQGPMPKGMKETFNFAHSSLRNCVERSFGVLKMKWRILLKVPSYPIPKQSQIIVACMALHNFIRESHMEDEDFARCDRDENYVPHEASTSEPQQHNTQTRDEDTNMNAFRDQIASSLYNRT